The Populus trichocarpa isolate Nisqually-1 chromosome 2, P.trichocarpa_v4.1, whole genome shotgun sequence genome has a window encoding:
- the LOC7453925 gene encoding trihelix transcription factor ASIL2 produces the protein MSAPIKTGSPSSPQDLTPLQTTAQQTLPAPPTHPSTNPRRLPPPCWTPDETVALIDAYRDKWYTLRRGNLKANHWQEVADAVARRCPDASPPKTAVQCRHKMEKLRKRYRTEIQRARSMPVSRFTSSWVHFKRMDAMEKGPQAKADYNSESEGDDNDDDNEDDGDIRGSYLENCRNAKNFMNTRSIQKLYGNGIGNPGNGGDNNGLSGGNSSLGSGNAGGFRIRIPTGVSVAQPGPKFYAKTEQKHGGSPNMGVNASPDPYPKPKYGGGVGTSSRVMRGSEEMGRKREREPMEELVAAVKVLGDGFVRMEQMKMEMAREMETMRMEMEMKRTEMILDSQQRIVEAFAKALSEKKKRPKRMPSPES, from the coding sequence ATGTCCGCGCCAATCAAAACCGGATCGCCATCATCACCACAAGATCTGACCCCCCTCCAAACAACCGCTCAACAAACTCTCCCTGCACCGCCAACGCATCCATCCACCAACCCACGGCGTCTGCCTCCACCATGTTGGACCCCAGATGAAACCGTGGCCTTAATCGACGCTTACCGTGACAAATGGTACACGCTCCGCCGCGGTAATCTCAAAGCGAACCACTGGCAAGAAGTAGCTGATGCTGTAGCTCGCCGTTGTCCAGATGCTTCGCCACCAAAAACAGCTGTGCAGTGCCGCCACAAGATGGAAAAGCTCCGGAAACGGTACCGGACCGAGATCCAAAGGGCTCGATCTATGCCGGTCTCGAGGTTTACGTCATCTTGGGTCCATTTTAAGAGAATGGATGCGATGGAAAAGGGGCCTCAAGCTAAGGCTGATTATAATTCAGAGAGCGAAGGCGATGATAATGACGATGATAACGAGGATGATGGTGATATTCGTGGATCTTATTTAGAGAATTGTAGGAATGCTAAAAATTTTATGAATACGCGAAGTATTCAAAAGCTTTATGGAAATGGGATTGGGAATCCGGGGAATGGTGGCGATAATAATGGCTTGAGTGGCGGAAATTCTAGTTTGGGTTCGGGTAATGCTGGTGGATTTCGAATTAGAATACCGACAGGAGTTAGCGTAGCGCAGCCGGGACCTAAATTTTATGCCAAAACAGAGCAGAAGCATGGTGGGAGTCCTAATATGGGTGTTAATGCGAGCCCAGACCCCTACCCGAAGCCTAAATATGGAGGTGGGGTGGGGACTAGTAGTAGGGTTATGAGGGGGAGTGAGGAAATGGGGAGGAAAAGGGAAAGGGAGCCGATGGAGGAGTTGGTTGCAGCGGTAAAGGTATTGGGAGATGGGTTTGTTAGAATGGAGCAAATGAAGATGGAAATGGCTAGAGAGATGGAGACAATGAGGATGGAAATGGAGATGAAGCGAACGGAGATGATTCTGGATTCGCAACAGAGGATTGTTGAagcttttgctaaagctttatcagagaagaagaagaggcctAAGAGAATGCCCTCACCTGAGTCATAG
- the LOC7453926 gene encoding uncharacterized protein LOC7453926 isoform X2, which translates to MGTISCCMVYLCFSALFRPPINSTEFLDSRVSDDLKREDRNGDCCRGIEHLELWGDAVKWGSEYKVNSSKDCCLACKGMCSDDSGPCLCDSWVFCGDKLACGDQFGECWLKKQKDTLEPEKRDSGDHVVWTSGVVFGRGEGIVGFETRYGTFHVKLLPDCAPHSISYILELLASRHCVGCHFYRAESRGKSWDPEGNHIEHAPYGPPFALIQGTLGSYGTVFKDIPTEAFPTIRRGSVAWVDSGPEFFISLANHNEWNKAYTVFGFVLTEDMEIIERIAQLPAKPEVWSNINVAVLENPVPLHVRRIKRSVGNLKL; encoded by the exons ATGGGTACAATCTCCTGTTGCATGGTCTACCTATGTTTCTCAGCACTGTTTAGACCACCTATTAATAGTACAGAGTTTTTGGACTCAAGAGTTAGCGATGATTTGAAGCGTGAAGATAGAAATGGAGATTGTTGTAGAGGGATTGAACATTTGGAGCTATGGGGAGATGCTGTTAAATGGGGTTCTGAATATAAAGTCAATTCTTCTAAAGATTGTTGCTTGGCTTGTAAAGGAATGTGCAGTGATGATAGCGGGCCTTGTTTGTGTGATTCTTGGGTGTTTTGTGGAGATAAACTGGCTTGTGGTGATCAATTTGGTGAG TGTTGGCTGAAGAAACAGAAGGATACCTTGGAGCCTGAAAAGCGAGACTCAGGAGATCATGTTGTGTGGACTTCTGGAGTTGTTTTTGGGAGAGGAGAG GGCATTGTTGGATTTGAAACGCGATACGGGACATTTCATGTAAAA CTATTACCTGATTGTGCCCCACATTCTATTTCGTATATTCTTGAGTTGTTGGCATCACGCCATTGTGTGGGCTGCCACTTTTACCGTGCAGAAAGCAGGGGAAAGTCTTGGGATCCAGAAGGAAATCATATTGAACAT GCTCCATACGGCCCTCCATTTGCACTAATTCAAGGGACTCTTGGATCCTATGGGACAGTATTTAAGGATATTCCAACAGAGGCTTTCCCTACCATTAGAAGAGGTTCGGTTGCATGGGTTGATTCTGGTCCAGAATTCTTCATCAGTTTAGCTAACCACAATGAGTGGAATAAGGCATATACAGTGTTTGGTTTCGTTCTTACTGAAGATATGGAGATCATAGAGAGAATTGCACAGCTCCCAGCCAAGCCAGAAGTGTGGAGTAATATTAATGTTGCTGTCTTGGAAAATCCTGTCCCATTACATGTCCGAAGAATCAAGAGAAGTGTCGGAAACTTAAAACTTTAA
- the LOC7453926 gene encoding uncharacterized protein LOC7453926 isoform X3, with protein sequence MGTISCCMVYLCFSALFRPPINSTEFLDSRVSDDLKREDRNGDCCRGIEHLELWGDAVKWGSEYKVNSSKDCCLACKGMCSDDSGPCLCDSWVFCGDKLACGDQFGECWLKKQKDTLEPEKRDSGDHVVWTSGVVFGRGELLPDCAPHSISYILELLASRHCVGCHFYRAESRGKSWDPEGNHIEHAPYGPPFALIQGTLGSYGTVFKDIPTEAFPTIRRGSVAWVDSGPEFFISLANHNEWNKAYTVFGFVLTEDMEIIERIAQLPAKPEVWSNINVAVLENPVPLHVRRIKRSVGNLKL encoded by the exons ATGGGTACAATCTCCTGTTGCATGGTCTACCTATGTTTCTCAGCACTGTTTAGACCACCTATTAATAGTACAGAGTTTTTGGACTCAAGAGTTAGCGATGATTTGAAGCGTGAAGATAGAAATGGAGATTGTTGTAGAGGGATTGAACATTTGGAGCTATGGGGAGATGCTGTTAAATGGGGTTCTGAATATAAAGTCAATTCTTCTAAAGATTGTTGCTTGGCTTGTAAAGGAATGTGCAGTGATGATAGCGGGCCTTGTTTGTGTGATTCTTGGGTGTTTTGTGGAGATAAACTGGCTTGTGGTGATCAATTTGGTGAG TGTTGGCTGAAGAAACAGAAGGATACCTTGGAGCCTGAAAAGCGAGACTCAGGAGATCATGTTGTGTGGACTTCTGGAGTTGTTTTTGGGAGAGGAGAG CTATTACCTGATTGTGCCCCACATTCTATTTCGTATATTCTTGAGTTGTTGGCATCACGCCATTGTGTGGGCTGCCACTTTTACCGTGCAGAAAGCAGGGGAAAGTCTTGGGATCCAGAAGGAAATCATATTGAACAT GCTCCATACGGCCCTCCATTTGCACTAATTCAAGGGACTCTTGGATCCTATGGGACAGTATTTAAGGATATTCCAACAGAGGCTTTCCCTACCATTAGAAGAGGTTCGGTTGCATGGGTTGATTCTGGTCCAGAATTCTTCATCAGTTTAGCTAACCACAATGAGTGGAATAAGGCATATACAGTGTTTGGTTTCGTTCTTACTGAAGATATGGAGATCATAGAGAGAATTGCACAGCTCCCAGCCAAGCCAGAAGTGTGGAGTAATATTAATGTTGCTGTCTTGGAAAATCCTGTCCCATTACATGTCCGAAGAATCAAGAGAAGTGTCGGAAACTTAAAACTTTAA
- the LOC7453924 gene encoding pentatricopeptide repeat-containing protein At1g02150, producing MLLQPSLHHHKVSLSSTISYSHPLPWKNPNFTLHQTVNYKKLPVITCSISQIHNYGTVDYERRPMMKWNAIYRRISLMENPELGSGSVLNQWENDGKRLTKWELCRVVKELRKYKRYQQALEVYDWMNNRQERFGLSPSDAAIQLDLIAKVRGVSSAEDFFLRLPNTFKDRRIYGALLNAYVRNRMREKAESLIDEMRGKDYVTHALPYNVMMTLYMNINEYDKVDLIISEMNEKNIKLDIYSYNIWLSSCGLQGSADKMEQVFEQMKSDGSINPNWTTFSTMATMYIKMGKFEKAEDCLRRVESRITGRDRIPYHYLLSLYGNVGNKEEVYRVWNIYKSIFPSIPNLGYHAMISSLVRMDDIEGAEKIYEEWLSIKTSYDPRIANLFMAAFVYQGNLDKAESFFDHMLEEGGKPNSHSWEILAQGHISERRTSEALSCLKEAFATPGSKSWKPNPANVSSFFKLCEEEVDMASKEALASFLRQSGHLKDKAYALLLGMPVTGDELSTKEERTEDQIDNEENDGDNGSEMLVSQLQGSL from the exons ATGCTCCTCCAACCTTCCCTTCACCACCACAAGGTCTCCCTCTCATCCACAATCTCCTACTCTCACCCTCTTCCATGGAAAAATCCCAACTTTACCCTGCACCAGACAGTAAACTACAAGAAACTCCCAGTGATCACCTGCTCGATATCACAAATCCACAACTATGGAACAGTGGACTATGAGAGAAGACCAATGATGAAATGGAATGCTATATACAGGAGGATTTCATTGATGGAGAATCCTGAATTGGGTTCTGGTAGTGTGTTGAATCAGTGGGAAAATGATGGAAAAAGGCTTACAAAATGGGAACTTTGTAGGGTTGTTAAGGAGTTGAGGAAGTATAAGAGGTACCAACAAGCTCTTGAG GTCTATGATTGGATGAACAATAGACAAGAGAGGTTTGGATTATCACCTAGTGATGCTGCGATTCAATTAGACCTTATTGCCAAAGTGCGGGGAGTTTCTAGCGCTGAAGATTTTTTCCTAAGGCTTCCCAACACTTTCAAGGATAGGAGGATATATGGAGCTTTGCTGAATGCCTATGTGCGAAACAGAATGAGAGAAAAAGCAGAATCTTTGATTGATGAAATGAGAGGTAAAGATTATGTCACGCATGCACTTCCCTATAATGTGATGATGACTCTCTACATGAACATCAACGAGTACGATAAAGTTGACTTGATAATTTCAGAAATGAATGAGAAAAACATCAAGCTTGAcatatattcatataatatctGGTTATCATCTTGTGGATTACAAGGATCAGCTGATAAGATGGAACAGGTATTTGAGCAAATGAAATCGGATGGATCCATCAATCCCAACTGGACAACTTTTAGCACGATGGCTACCATGTACATTAAGATGGGAAAGTTTGAAAAAGCTGAAGACTGCTTGAGGAGGGTTGAGAGTAGAATCACAGGTCGGGATCGGATACCTTATCACTATCTCCTTTCTCTATATGGTAATGTCGGTAACAAAGAAGAGGTTTATCGTGTATGGAATATTTACAAATCTATTTTTCCCAGTATTCCAAATTTGGGTTACCATGCTATGATCTCATCTCTGGTTCGGATGGATGACATTGAAGGGGCAGAAAAGATTTATGAGGAATGGCTATCCATTAAGACATCTTATGACCCAAGAATAGCAAATCTTTTTATGGCTGCTTTTGTTTATCAGGGAAATTTGGATAAAGCTGAGAGTTTTTTTGACCATATGCTTGAAGAAGGAGGAAAGCCAAATTCACATTCATGGGAAATTCTTGCTCAAGGGCATATTTCAGAAAGGAGAACGTCTGAGGCTTTGTCTTGCTTGAAAGAAGCTTTTGCTACTCCAGGATCAAAGAGTTGGAAGCCAAACCCTGCAAATGTATCTTCCTTCTTTAAGCTCTGTGAGGAAGAAGTTGACATGGCAAGCAAGGAAGCTTTAGCGAGTTTTTTGAGGCAGTCAGGACATCTAAAAGATAAAGCATATGCATTACTCCTAGGCATGCCTGTTACTGGTGATGAGCTATCAACAAAGGAAGAGAGAACTGAAGACCAGATTGACAATGAGGAAAATGATGGTGACAATGGGTCTGAAATGCTTGTCAGCCAATTGCAGGGTAGTCTGTGA
- the LOC7453926 gene encoding uncharacterized protein LOC7453926 isoform X1 codes for MGTISCCMVYLCFSALFRPPINSTEFLDSRVSDDLKREDRNGDCCRGIEHLELWGDAVKWGSEYKVNSSKDCCLACKGMCSDDSGPCLCDSWVFCGDKLACGDQFGECWLKKQKDTLEPEKRDSGDHVVWTSGVVFGRGEQGIVGFETRYGTFHVKLLPDCAPHSISYILELLASRHCVGCHFYRAESRGKSWDPEGNHIEHAPYGPPFALIQGTLGSYGTVFKDIPTEAFPTIRRGSVAWVDSGPEFFISLANHNEWNKAYTVFGFVLTEDMEIIERIAQLPAKPEVWSNINVAVLENPVPLHVRRIKRSVGNLKL; via the exons ATGGGTACAATCTCCTGTTGCATGGTCTACCTATGTTTCTCAGCACTGTTTAGACCACCTATTAATAGTACAGAGTTTTTGGACTCAAGAGTTAGCGATGATTTGAAGCGTGAAGATAGAAATGGAGATTGTTGTAGAGGGATTGAACATTTGGAGCTATGGGGAGATGCTGTTAAATGGGGTTCTGAATATAAAGTCAATTCTTCTAAAGATTGTTGCTTGGCTTGTAAAGGAATGTGCAGTGATGATAGCGGGCCTTGTTTGTGTGATTCTTGGGTGTTTTGTGGAGATAAACTGGCTTGTGGTGATCAATTTGGTGAG TGTTGGCTGAAGAAACAGAAGGATACCTTGGAGCCTGAAAAGCGAGACTCAGGAGATCATGTTGTGTGGACTTCTGGAGTTGTTTTTGGGAGAGGAGAG CAGGGCATTGTTGGATTTGAAACGCGATACGGGACATTTCATGTAAAA CTATTACCTGATTGTGCCCCACATTCTATTTCGTATATTCTTGAGTTGTTGGCATCACGCCATTGTGTGGGCTGCCACTTTTACCGTGCAGAAAGCAGGGGAAAGTCTTGGGATCCAGAAGGAAATCATATTGAACAT GCTCCATACGGCCCTCCATTTGCACTAATTCAAGGGACTCTTGGATCCTATGGGACAGTATTTAAGGATATTCCAACAGAGGCTTTCCCTACCATTAGAAGAGGTTCGGTTGCATGGGTTGATTCTGGTCCAGAATTCTTCATCAGTTTAGCTAACCACAATGAGTGGAATAAGGCATATACAGTGTTTGGTTTCGTTCTTACTGAAGATATGGAGATCATAGAGAGAATTGCACAGCTCCCAGCCAAGCCAGAAGTGTGGAGTAATATTAATGTTGCTGTCTTGGAAAATCCTGTCCCATTACATGTCCGAAGAATCAAGAGAAGTGTCGGAAACTTAAAACTTTAA